CGTCAGGGTCAGGGTAGCGTTCTGGCCGGTCCGAATGGTGGTGGGTGATGAGTTGGGTGTGGTCGAGAACGCCTTGCTCACGATTGGAACATCAGGGAGGACGGCGCAGTCAGACAAATCAGTAAACCCGTTGCTGTTCGTTCCGAGGTCGGTGATCTGTCCATTTGCTGTGTTCAATTGACCGAACCCACCTCCGCCAGTTTTCGTGTAACTCAGGTAGACCGCGTTGTTGAGTGGGCTGATGCTGATGCCGTTGACAGATTTGACTGCCATGGCAGCGCCGCTCAGAGACAGACGAACGGCTGTACCATCCACGTTTGTTATCGATGTGGCGCCGACAGCGGGGATGGTGCCGAAATCCATGTAATAGGCTTGACCACTGCTGGCAACACCCCGATCTGCATCAATGGCAAGATACATTTTCCCGGCGAACGCAATAATATCACCAGAGGTTGTGGTTGTGCCGGCATTGGTTGCATCTGTTTTGCTGATTGATGCTCCAGCCGAATCGCGACCTGTAATGTTGATGGATATATTTGAAACAATTGATTTTGAAACCGTATCGACCTCTTTGATGGTGTAGTCGTTGTACATGATGAAGAGGCGCGGTTTGCTTTGCGTGTTGTCAAAAGTCGCCCCCACTGCCGATGCGGTGTATAGGCTATTGATCACGACCGTGGATGTACGATTGACCGTGTCAAATTGCACCAGATTGTTGGTGGTCCGGTCGATGTAATAGAGGGTGCCATCGGAAGGACTGAGAGCAAGGGCGTTGGCTGTCGTCAGGCCATTGAGTGCACTGATGCTATTGAAGACACCAGTATCCGTGTTGACCCATCCGATGTTCGGGGTCGCAGCGGCATCAATGCCGTACAGAGCAGTACAACCCGACGCTGCATAAGCTTCCGAGAGTGACAGTGAGGCGACCGCACACAACACCGTGCGCAGGAGCGTCACAGCCTTGCGACCTTCTTTGCTTCGCATCATTTATTTCCCTTCCGTGTGATCGGTGTCGTCGAGCAGGAAGTCCAGGCGCAGGTACGCGCCGGGCCGGGTGGGTTCGGCCGTGATGGGGGTGAAGCCGCCCACGTTGTAGCCGAGGGTGAGCATGGCGGGCGTGGCGAAACGCCAGGAGCCTTCCAGGGCGTAGGCGTGGGCGCTCAGGCCACTCTGGGTGTACAGCCCGCGGTACGCGGCGCCCAGCGCGAGGTCCTGCGTGAACCAGTACCGTCCGGCGAGGACGCCCTGGGCGGTCGCGTTGCCGGGGTCGGTGCTCTTGATGAGCGCGGCGAGGCCCAGGCGGACGTCGCCCCGGCCGGGGTTGACGGTGACGTTCGCTTCGGCGGTCACGTCGCTGCCGCGTTTGTCCTGGGCGTACTGGCCGGCGCGGACGCGCAGGTAGGCGGCGGCGTTCCACTGCTCTCCGCGGTACGTGGCGCCGAGGGCGTAGCGGTGCCCGGCGCCGGTGGTGGTGAAGGTGCTGAGGCCGTCGGCGGTGACGCCCCAGGGGGTCCGCAGGCGCTCGCCGGCGCGGGAGACGGAGAAGCGTACGGAGGTGCTGGGACCGCTGCGGTCGTCGCGGCTGAGGTCCACGCCGGCGGTGGCGACGGTGTTCGGGTCGGTGTAGCGCAGGTCGCCGGTCAGGGTCTGCGTGCCGGGCACGACCGTCAGGGTGCCGCCGACGTTCAGGCGGGGGGTGACGGGGAAGGTGGCCGAGACGCTGCCGCGCACCTCGCCGTCCCGGTCGTTGACGGTGGGCAGGCCGTACTCGAGGGCGGCGGTGTACGGTCCGGCGCGGCCTTCCAGGACGGCGCGGGCGCGGACGGTGAACGTGCCGCCGGTCAGCGTGCCCGACACCTTGGTGCCCACGGCGAGTTCCGTGCCGGGGGGCATGCGTTCAGGGAGTGGGACCTTGCGGGTGACCTGCGCGCTGTACTGGCCGTTGGCGGAGGTGAGTTGTTGCTGGGCGCTCAGGGTGGTCGTCCAGGGTCCGGCGGTCCAGCGGGCTCCGGCGGTGACGCCGGTGCCGCTCAGGTCGCCGGTGCCGGTGAACAGCCCGGCGGTGTATTCGCTGGTGCGGGTGGGGGTGTACACGGCGCCGACGCTGCCGCGCACGCCGAAGCTGGCGTCGCTGGTCTGCGCGCGGAGGCCGGCCTGGACGCTGAACGTGTCGCTCAGGGGTGCGCGGGCGGTGACGTTCACGGTGGAGCCGGGCGTGCCGGTGGCGGTGTAGCCGGTGAAGCCGGGCGTTTCGTGCGTGGCGGCGACGCTCACGCTGCCGCGGGGGCTGGCGGCGTCGGCGGTCACTTCGGCGCGTGTGCCGCTGGTGTTGAACGCGGCGCGGGCGTCCACGTGCAGCGTGCGGGGGCCCTGGCTGTCGGTGGCCACGTAGTGCACGCCGTACGTGAGGCGCTCGGCGCCGCTGGCGGTGGCGTTCAGGTGGACACCGGCGGCGCTGGTGGTGGTCAGCTCTCCGCGGGTGGTGGTGTGGGTCACGGCCAGCTGCGCGTGCGGGGTGACCTGCCGCGCGGCGGTGGGGCCGCGTGCGATGAGCTGCTGGGTGGTGTCCGTGTCGGGCGCGGGGAACAGCGGGCGGGTGAAGGTGATGAGGCCCTCGGCGTCGATCACGTAATCCCGCCCGGAGACGAGGCGCGTGTCGCGGGGCACGCCGCCGCGGGTGACGCGCAGCGTGAGTTGCGCGCGGGCCGGGTCGAGTTCGGCGGGCAGCTGCGCCAGTCGGGTGCCGTTGATCGGGACGGTCACGTCGAGGATGGAGCCCGCGTAGGGCGCGGCGGTCAGGTGCACCTGCGTCGCGCCCTTGGTGACGACGTTCAGGGCGTCGCCGAGCACGGGCGCGCCGAAGACCGGGTCGGTGGCGGCGTTGCGGGCATACACGGCGGTCACGTCCGGATGGTCGAAGCGGGCCGCGACGGGGCCGTCGGCCTGCAGTGGACGGGTGTTCCGGCTGGCGTCGCCCAGGCTGGGGAAGCGCACCTCGGCGGGCGTGTCGGTGTGCGCGCCGCTGGAGTCCACGACGGCGGTGAGCTGCCCGCCCAGGATGGGCGCTTCGATGGTGGCGCGGCCTTCGCCGTTGGCGTCGTTCGTCTGGCCCAGGCCGCTGATCGTGCCGCTGACGAGCGCGACGACCGTGCGCCGCTCGCGGGCGGTCACGGTGAGGTCCAGCGTGACGGGGTGGTTGTTCACGTCGAGGGTCAGGCGGGCGGGGCCGGGGGTGCTGGTGGGCG
The DNA window shown above is from Deinococcus sedimenti and carries:
- a CDS encoding DUF7933 domain-containing protein, with protein sequence MTLLRTVLCAVASLSLSEAYAASGCTALYGIDAAATPNIGWVNTDTGVFNSISALNGLTTANALALSPSDGTLYYIDRTTNNLVQFDTVNRTSTVVINSLYTASAVGATFDNTQSKPRLFIMYNDYTIKEVDTVSKSIVSNISINITGRDSAGASISKTDATNAGTTTTSGDIIAFAGKMYLAIDADRGVASSGQAYYMDFGTIPAVGATSITNVDGTAVRLSLSGAAMAVKSVNGISISPLNNAVYLSYTKTGGGGFGQLNTANGQITDLGTNSNGFTDLSDCAVLPDVPIVSKAFSTTPNSSPTTIRTGQNATLTLTLSSGNPSPSYLLADLTDSLPSGVTVASTPNVSTTCVSSSGGTPIITAAANSGSVTIPTGTRVPQSGSSCTVTLTVTGTTRGQKTNIIPGGSLRTTAGTYGSNATAALLVNDPISGTNVKRQRLYPNGTLGTATVNAKPKDLIEYCITATHPGVGYAPATAATITDTLEAPLSFVTGSATQGYGAGQDLKITRNGGTPSYQAFGTAVQGQKLTVSILPFNSANTTVEVCFIAQVK